A genomic window from Ilyobacter polytropus DSM 2926 includes:
- a CDS encoding precorrin-2 dehydrogenase/sirohydrochlorin ferrochelatase family protein, with product MEHKFFPLFVDLNDKRCLVIGAGNIAYRKIKTLLKYGAMVEVITRDVAEDRISELQGVKVSVKAFSEKDLENVFLVVAATNNSDFNKEIFEICNAKNILVNNMTSKFDMNARFSAVYEGESVQVAVSSMGYPKKSLEIRDNIKKMLEKNNCQ from the coding sequence ATGGAACATAAATTTTTTCCGCTGTTTGTGGACTTGAACGACAAGAGATGTCTGGTTATAGGTGCCGGGAATATAGCATACAGGAAAATAAAAACACTGTTAAAGTATGGTGCAATGGTAGAAGTAATAACCAGGGATGTGGCAGAAGACAGAATTTCTGAGCTTCAAGGAGTGAAAGTCTCTGTTAAAGCTTTTTCAGAAAAAGACCTTGAAAATGTATTTTTGGTAGTTGCAGCAACAAATAACAGTGACTTTAACAAGGAGATATTTGAGATCTGTAACGCAAAGAATATTCTTGTAAATAATATGACATCAAAATTTGACATGAACGCAAGATTTTCTGCAGTATACGAGGGAGAATCGGTGCAGGTGGCGGTATCCTCAATGGGTTACCCAAAAAAATCATTGGAGATAAGAGATAACATAAAAAAGATGCTTGAAAAAAATAATTGTCAATGA
- a CDS encoding GGDEF domain-containing protein, with translation MGKFWLKFLKSTAVIFLIIIFGVNYSIQKKKSIEKFKKQADENFFTMDNNISSVNKLLNILETSGDTYYKKNTRVGNNNFRFKYIPEDDLYISTDESERVVVGVDKISSRWSVKKELDMSEVLASSYDNVIGVMPDIAYIYYVSNSGFINLFPKVSDDKYSSLKNIYKLNFVKKELFSKEKSGENESFWSGIYKDPLGEDLLISRGAPIYEGSTLKGLITLGLKSDFFVKKIDSDLILEFFIVDEDGNALSTENLQNKKVSKFYDSLPQKIYDKRYKLPDMKPCDIEKIGKYYIYYEQCNSSPWRIYYVTDSMKLHSEMLKSNLVFLSLWFMSLVFLYGALKRKAVVEDSQQTIEKLQVMLRKSDKEIEKDFLTGSYNRKGFTKIANLELERMKRYDIDACVMMMDIDFFKKFNDTYGHACGDFVLRSFVRVVTKNVRLSDIIGRWGGEEFLVLLPETDYKGALLAAEKVRKMVEREVFYYHKQSLNITVTIGVSTLNVRKPLEKAVAEADAAMYRGKEDGRNRVVGFQDIMTKDVKWKK, from the coding sequence GTGGGGAAATTTTGGTTAAAATTCTTAAAAAGTACTGCTGTGATATTTTTGATTATTATTTTTGGAGTTAATTACAGTATTCAAAAGAAAAAATCCATAGAAAAATTTAAAAAGCAAGCAGATGAAAATTTTTTTACTATGGATAATAATATCTCTTCTGTGAACAAGTTACTTAATATTCTTGAAACTTCCGGAGACACGTATTACAAGAAAAATACACGGGTTGGGAATAATAATTTTAGATTTAAGTATATTCCAGAAGATGATTTGTATATATCTACAGATGAATCAGAAAGAGTAGTAGTAGGTGTAGATAAAATAAGCTCTAGGTGGTCTGTAAAAAAAGAGCTGGATATGTCAGAGGTTCTAGCATCTAGCTATGATAATGTAATCGGAGTTATGCCGGATATTGCTTATATCTATTACGTATCTAACAGTGGTTTTATAAATCTTTTTCCCAAAGTATCAGATGACAAATACTCGTCTTTGAAAAACATTTACAAATTAAATTTTGTAAAAAAAGAGCTTTTTTCAAAGGAAAAAAGTGGGGAGAACGAATCTTTCTGGAGTGGGATATACAAAGACCCGTTAGGGGAAGATCTGCTTATAAGCAGGGGAGCTCCTATTTATGAGGGAAGTACACTAAAAGGTTTAATAACTTTAGGATTAAAAAGTGATTTTTTTGTGAAAAAAATAGATTCTGATCTCATATTAGAATTTTTTATAGTGGATGAAGATGGGAATGCTTTATCTACAGAGAATCTTCAAAATAAAAAGGTGTCAAAATTCTACGATAGTCTTCCCCAAAAAATTTATGACAAAAGATATAAACTTCCAGATATGAAACCCTGTGACATTGAGAAAATAGGAAAGTATTATATCTATTATGAACAATGCAATTCTTCTCCATGGAGAATTTACTATGTAACTGACTCAATGAAACTACATAGTGAAATGCTAAAAAGTAATCTGGTGTTTCTTTCTTTATGGTTTATGTCTCTGGTATTTTTATATGGAGCATTAAAGCGTAAGGCTGTGGTAGAAGATAGCCAGCAGACCATAGAAAAACTTCAGGTGATGCTCAGAAAAAGTGACAAGGAAATTGAAAAAGATTTTTTGACTGGTTCTTATAACAGGAAAGGTTTTACTAAAATAGCAAACTTGGAATTGGAAAGAATGAAAAGGTATGACATTGATGCCTGTGTAATGATGATGGATATAGATTTCTTTAAAAAGTTCAATGATACTTACGGGCATGCCTGCGGAGATTTTGTTTTAAGATCTTTTGTTAGAGTTGTCACAAAGAATGTCCGTCTCAGTGATATAATAGGAAGATGGGGAGGAGAGGAGTTTCTAGTACTTCTTCCTGAAACAGACTATAAAGGGGCACTTCTTGCTGCAGAGAAAGTAAGAAAGATGGTGGAACGTGAGGTTTTTTATTATCATAAACAATCTCTGAATATAACTGTGACAATAGGAGTATCAACTCTCAATGTGAGAAAACCTCTTGAGAAGGCAGTGGCAGAAGCAGATGCGGCCATGTATAGGGGAAAAGAGGATGGTAGGAACCGTGTGGTTGGATTCCAGGATATTATGACCAAAGATGTAAAATGGAAGAAATAA
- the gshAB gene encoding bifunctional glutamate--cysteine ligase GshA/glutathione synthetase GshB: MDLNFRDLIKKSKLESLLTRGNFGLEKENLRVNKNGELALTLHPKEFGDKLKNPYITIDFSESQLEMITPSFDTVEKAYTFLENLHDIVSTTLDSEYLWPQSIPPILPEEKDIPIGIFHGEAGKSNKEYRERLAKKYGKKLQLLSGIHYNFSFSDKFLNKLYEEIPHGSEFRDFKKFKNHLYLKIARNHFRYGWFFIYLFGASSPIHGTYKKECIEKMAQLKDNSYYFEDTLSFRNGICGYKNLGEIYVSHSSLTDYVSDIKKLIEKNVLQEAKEYYSSIRVKSKSKTNILDALEKDGIEYLEFRSIDLNPFSRIGVDILDLKFVHLFIIYLLLKEENNEFGESQYKNAIQNQELLASRGRDKELLLNKGKDLKITAREWAEEIIDEMTGYFGELGILDDKYNEIINFQKEKIKNEDRQYVSRLLKGIKDKGFINFHLEKAKSSLEESRKKSFALKGYEDLELSTQIVLKEAIKRGVKFEIVDRSENFVLLDNGIKKEYIKQATKTSLDSYITALIMENKVVTKKVLSDSNIVVPKGENYDDPSKAKSDYEDYKNSGTVIKPKSTNFGLGITIFKAGFSRNDYEKAVDMAFNEDNSILIEEFIEGKEYRFFVIGDETVGILHRVPANVLGDGKKSIEKLVQIKNENYLRGKGYKTPLEKIVLGESEKMFLESQGKNIQYVPLSGEKVFLRENSNISTGGDSIDYTDDIPAIYKEIAVKASKSAGAVICGVDMIIKDIKNPNPENNYGIIEINFNPAIHIHCYPYIGTNRELGGKILDALGF; this comes from the coding sequence ATGGATTTAAATTTTAGGGATTTGATAAAAAAATCAAAATTAGAATCTTTGCTAACAAGAGGAAATTTTGGGTTGGAAAAGGAAAATCTGAGGGTGAATAAAAACGGTGAACTTGCACTTACTTTGCACCCAAAAGAATTCGGTGATAAGCTAAAAAATCCATATATAACAATTGATTTTTCAGAAAGTCAGCTGGAAATGATAACTCCCAGTTTTGATACCGTCGAAAAAGCTTATACTTTTTTGGAGAATTTACACGATATTGTCAGCACCACTCTAGACAGTGAATATCTTTGGCCACAAAGCATCCCTCCTATTCTTCCTGAAGAAAAAGATATCCCCATAGGGATATTTCACGGCGAGGCGGGGAAAAGTAACAAAGAATACAGAGAACGACTGGCAAAAAAATATGGTAAAAAGCTTCAGCTTTTATCAGGGATACACTATAATTTTTCTTTCTCAGATAAATTTTTAAATAAGCTTTACGAAGAGATCCCTCACGGCTCAGAATTTCGGGATTTTAAAAAGTTCAAAAACCATCTTTATCTGAAAATAGCAAGAAATCACTTTAGGTATGGCTGGTTTTTCATATATCTTTTTGGGGCAAGCTCCCCTATACACGGGACATACAAAAAAGAGTGTATAGAAAAGATGGCACAGCTAAAAGACAACTCCTATTATTTTGAAGACACACTTTCCTTTAGAAACGGGATATGCGGATATAAAAATTTAGGTGAAATCTATGTTTCCCACAGCAGCCTAACAGATTATGTGTCTGACATAAAAAAATTAATTGAAAAAAATGTCCTTCAAGAAGCCAAAGAATACTACAGTTCCATAAGAGTCAAATCCAAAAGCAAAACAAATATCCTTGATGCCCTAGAAAAAGACGGAATCGAGTATCTTGAATTTCGTTCTATTGACCTGAACCCCTTCAGCAGAATAGGGGTGGATATCTTGGATTTGAAGTTCGTACATCTCTTTATTATTTACCTTCTTTTAAAAGAAGAAAACAATGAGTTTGGAGAATCCCAGTACAAAAATGCCATTCAAAACCAGGAGTTGCTTGCAAGCAGAGGGCGAGATAAAGAGTTACTTTTAAATAAAGGCAAAGATCTTAAAATTACTGCCAGGGAATGGGCAGAAGAAATTATAGATGAGATGACTGGCTATTTTGGAGAACTGGGTATCTTAGATGATAAATATAATGAAATTATTAATTTCCAAAAGGAAAAAATAAAAAATGAAGACAGACAATATGTTTCGCGTCTTTTAAAAGGTATAAAAGATAAAGGCTTTATTAATTTTCACCTTGAAAAAGCAAAAAGTTCCCTTGAAGAGAGTAGGAAAAAAAGTTTTGCACTAAAGGGCTATGAAGATTTGGAACTTTCTACACAGATAGTATTAAAAGAAGCCATAAAAAGAGGTGTAAAGTTTGAGATTGTAGATCGAAGTGAAAACTTCGTGCTCTTGGATAACGGAATAAAAAAAGAGTATATCAAACAGGCCACAAAAACCTCATTGGACTCGTATATTACTGCACTTATTATGGAAAATAAGGTTGTTACAAAAAAAGTTCTGTCAGACAGCAATATAGTGGTCCCTAAGGGAGAGAATTATGATGATCCATCAAAGGCCAAGAGTGATTATGAGGACTATAAAAATTCAGGTACTGTAATCAAACCAAAATCCACTAATTTTGGTCTTGGGATAACTATTTTTAAGGCGGGATTCAGCAGAAATGATTATGAAAAGGCAGTGGATATGGCCTTTAATGAGGACAATTCCATACTTATAGAGGAATTTATAGAGGGAAAAGAATACAGATTTTTTGTTATAGGAGATGAAACAGTTGGTATTCTTCACCGTGTACCGGCCAATGTCTTAGGTGACGGAAAAAAAAGTATAGAAAAACTTGTTCAAATAAAAAATGAAAATTATCTCAGAGGAAAAGGATATAAGACTCCTCTAGAAAAGATCGTTCTCGGAGAATCTGAAAAAATGTTTTTAGAATCCCAGGGAAAAAATATTCAGTACGTCCCTCTCAGTGGAGAGAAGGTTTTCTTGAGGGAAAACTCAAATATAAGCACAGGGGGGGACAGCATCGACTACACCGATGATATCCCAGCTATCTACAAGGAGATAGCTGTGAAAGCATCAAAATCTGCAGGAGCGGTTATCTGTGGGGTAGATATGATTATAAAGGATATAAAAAATCCAAATCCAGAAAACAACTATGGTATAATAGAGATAAATTTTAATCCTGCAATTCATATTCACTGTTATCCTTATATAGGTACAAACAGAGAGTTAGGTGGTAAAATTTTAGATGCTTTGGGGTTTTAG
- a CDS encoding efflux RND transporter permease subunit codes for MRDIPLIAIKKPATTLMLIVTMIVVGLLSLSQMPVALLPNFNIPVATVVTTWPGASPEDMDKLVTRKLEDAVSLVEGIKNFNSFSSQGLSQIVIEFDYGTNSDDKVDLIQTEVNKIRSELPDDINEPVTDKIDIGAETSILVDYIGDDITSLRSTAENLIKPRFQRVKGVGDVTVRGGLEKEVLVELNPYKLDSYNLNAVDIFNIIRQSNINIPIGEVKSGEKSYLVKIEGELENVSQIENVVISNINSKILRLKDVASVTLTNKDQDSFYRVNGQPAVSVMVNKAEDGNIVDIADRIKADIEELSPYLPAKTYLSVGYDASKFINQSINTVKNNAITGLVLASIILFVFLKSFRATSIIALAIPSSIIFTFAFMDMKGISLNVISLMGLSLGVGMLVDNSVVVLDNIYRHYKELKKSPSEAAGEGAREIAMPILASTATTVAVFIPIVLREGIAKEIFSDMSYTISFSLLASLIVALTFVPMISSKILEKEEKHSEDGRLLKKIRIFYMKLLNLTLIHRWKTLLITIILFIISVFIAGTIGGEFMPEQDESQYTIIAELPSGMEISMAERTSQLLEKRVVKEKENDEMLRYSTTGNPSQIAINVELKEKKDRNRDVFAIVDSLRSDLSKIPDIKLNLTTVFRGPQTSERDFQFEIYSSNYLQMESITKKLFVIMQNKRGLVDFKSSIEGGGPQAKIMINRDKAQSYGLRVTEIAQALSYQILGDDPITIKTDNEEVDVTVKLAEEFRNSIDKFLESKIKTPAGISVKIRDVAYLKIQEGSSQVERKNKIRKVTISANLADDFTLKEAQVFMAEEFKKLNPPKTVSYGFGGEGQQLNEAMTDLNIALILSIFIVYFILVSQFESFVLPFIIVGAIPLSVIGVFLGLFITGRKLDIMVMVGIIMLVGIVVNNAIVLIDYINLLRLRGSNMEEALIEAGETRLRPIVMTTLTTVFGMIPLAISRGEGAEMYNGMAIAVIFGLSLSTLLTLIIIPILYSLVENARTKLKRDRN; via the coding sequence ATGAGAGATATTCCATTAATTGCTATAAAAAAACCTGCGACTACCTTAATGCTTATCGTAACTATGATAGTTGTGGGACTCCTCAGTTTATCTCAAATGCCTGTGGCTCTACTTCCAAATTTTAATATCCCTGTTGCCACAGTGGTTACAACCTGGCCTGGGGCATCTCCTGAAGACATGGACAAGTTGGTCACAAGAAAATTAGAAGATGCCGTATCCCTTGTAGAGGGGATAAAAAACTTTAATTCCTTCTCTAGTCAGGGACTTTCACAGATAGTTATAGAATTTGACTACGGAACAAATTCTGATGACAAGGTGGATCTTATTCAGACAGAGGTAAACAAGATAAGAAGTGAACTTCCTGACGATATAAACGAACCTGTCACAGACAAAATCGATATAGGGGCCGAGACCTCTATACTGGTGGATTATATAGGGGATGACATCACCTCCCTGAGGTCCACTGCAGAAAACCTGATAAAACCAAGGTTCCAAAGGGTAAAAGGTGTGGGAGACGTAACAGTTCGGGGTGGTCTTGAAAAAGAGGTCCTTGTAGAACTAAATCCCTACAAACTGGATTCTTATAATTTAAATGCAGTGGATATATTCAACATCATAAGACAGTCAAATATAAACATTCCCATAGGAGAGGTCAAATCCGGTGAGAAAAGTTATCTTGTAAAAATAGAGGGGGAGCTAGAAAATGTCTCTCAAATAGAAAATGTCGTTATCTCAAATATAAACTCAAAAATACTAAGACTCAAAGATGTGGCCTCTGTCACTCTTACCAATAAGGACCAGGATTCATTTTATCGGGTAAACGGTCAGCCTGCAGTTTCCGTCATGGTAAATAAAGCTGAGGACGGAAACATAGTCGATATTGCAGACAGAATAAAAGCTGATATAGAGGAACTCTCACCATACCTGCCTGCCAAAACATATCTTTCAGTGGGCTATGATGCATCAAAATTTATAAACCAGTCTATAAATACAGTAAAAAATAACGCTATCACAGGGCTTGTACTGGCCTCTATAATTTTATTTGTTTTCCTAAAAAGTTTTAGAGCCACTTCGATAATTGCTCTTGCCATACCTTCTTCCATAATTTTTACCTTTGCTTTTATGGATATGAAGGGGATATCACTCAATGTAATCTCGTTGATGGGACTCTCCCTAGGAGTAGGGATGCTAGTAGACAACTCAGTGGTAGTTTTAGATAATATCTACAGACATTATAAAGAATTAAAAAAGAGTCCTTCAGAAGCTGCAGGTGAAGGAGCAAGAGAGATTGCAATGCCAATTTTGGCTTCTACCGCCACCACAGTTGCTGTATTTATTCCCATCGTCCTCAGAGAGGGAATAGCAAAAGAGATATTCAGCGATATGTCCTATACAATCTCATTTTCTTTGTTAGCCTCGCTTATAGTTGCTCTTACATTTGTCCCTATGATATCTAGCAAGATATTGGAAAAAGAGGAGAAACACAGTGAGGACGGAAGATTATTAAAAAAAATAAGAATATTCTATATGAAGCTTTTAAACTTAACACTGATCCACAGATGGAAGACTCTTCTAATAACAATAATATTATTTATTATCTCAGTGTTTATAGCAGGAACCATCGGTGGAGAATTTATGCCCGAGCAGGATGAAAGTCAGTATACGATAATAGCAGAACTTCCATCTGGAATGGAAATTTCCATGGCAGAACGAACTTCACAGCTTCTAGAAAAAAGAGTGGTAAAAGAAAAAGAAAACGATGAAATGTTAAGATACAGCACCACAGGTAACCCCAGTCAGATAGCCATAAACGTCGAGCTAAAAGAGAAAAAAGATAGAAACCGTGATGTTTTCGCCATTGTAGATTCCCTCAGAAGTGACCTCTCAAAAATCCCAGATATAAAACTCAATCTCACTACTGTTTTTAGAGGTCCACAAACTTCAGAAAGAGATTTCCAGTTTGAGATATATTCCTCAAATTATCTTCAAATGGAGTCCATCACAAAAAAACTTTTTGTGATTATGCAAAATAAACGTGGGCTTGTTGACTTTAAATCATCTATTGAAGGAGGAGGACCTCAGGCAAAAATAATGATAAACAGAGATAAGGCACAGTCTTATGGTCTAAGGGTCACCGAGATAGCCCAAGCTTTGAGTTATCAGATATTAGGGGACGATCCCATCACCATAAAGACTGATAATGAAGAGGTCGATGTTACTGTAAAATTAGCTGAAGAGTTTCGAAATTCCATAGACAAATTTTTAGAGTCCAAAATAAAAACTCCTGCTGGCATATCAGTAAAAATAAGAGATGTGGCATACCTAAAAATTCAAGAGGGTTCGTCACAGGTAGAAAGAAAAAACAAGATAAGAAAAGTGACAATCTCTGCCAACTTAGCTGATGATTTTACCTTGAAAGAAGCTCAGGTTTTTATGGCTGAGGAGTTTAAAAAACTTAATCCTCCAAAGACAGTATCCTATGGCTTTGGTGGTGAGGGGCAGCAGCTAAACGAGGCAATGACAGATTTAAATATAGCCCTAATACTTTCTATCTTTATCGTTTATTTTATATTAGTTTCACAGTTTGAATCTTTTGTCCTTCCCTTTATCATAGTAGGGGCAATACCTCTTTCTGTAATTGGTGTATTTTTAGGTCTTTTTATAACAGGAAGAAAACTCGATATCATGGTGATGGTGGGGATAATAATGCTTGTTGGAATAGTTGTAAATAATGCCATTGTGCTCATAGACTATATTAATCTTTTGAGACTCAGAGGGTCCAACATGGAAGAGGCTCTTATTGAAGCCGGTGAGACCAGACTAAGACCTATTGTCATGACAACTCTCACTACAGTTTTTGGTATGATCCCACTTGCAATAAGTAGGGGAGAGGGTGCCGAGATGTACAATGGAATGGCTATTGCAGTTATTTTCGGTCTTTCACTTTCTACTCTTCTTACTCTAATAATTATACCTATACTTTATTCCCTCGTTGAAAATGCAAGAACTAAACTAAAAAGAGACAGAAATTAA
- a CDS encoding MATE family efflux transporter, translated as MKNVNRLTEGPISRQLIALALPIMGSSFLQMAYGLVDMLWIGRLGSSAVAAIGTAMFFINLGYALNSMVVTGTGIKVSHSIGSKDYNDAAECIKNAFLINLIMFSCFISGLIFFRDNLIGFFKLNDSNVENMAKTYLVITAFGLVFKFLNFLFTRILNSFGESKLPFKINAVGVVLNIILDPLLIFGLDMGVAGAALATIISQAVNMVLFIKASREYFSIKNIFQYNFKKIREILSLGLPIAVQRILFTGFGILIAKIIANWGPDAIAAQKIGLQIESIAYMTAGGLYGAVASFIGQNYGAKKYKRISKGFKTAFLLSAIIGGAATFIFLVFPEELIKVFVKDRKTIEIGVSYLRIVGISQFFMCIEIISNAAFSGIGRPKIASTVSIIFTGMRIPIAYYLSHESRMGINGVWVSIALTSIFKGIILSGLFLNNLRKIYRKIKGEGLWI; from the coding sequence ATGAAAAATGTAAATAGATTAACAGAAGGGCCTATAAGCAGGCAGCTTATTGCACTGGCACTGCCGATAATGGGATCTTCTTTTTTGCAGATGGCTTACGGACTGGTAGATATGCTGTGGATCGGTCGACTCGGAAGTAGTGCCGTAGCCGCTATAGGAACTGCAATGTTTTTTATAAATTTGGGATATGCCCTTAATTCTATGGTTGTAACAGGAACGGGGATTAAAGTGTCTCACAGCATCGGATCAAAAGATTATAATGATGCTGCAGAGTGTATAAAAAATGCCTTCCTTATAAATCTCATAATGTTTTCCTGTTTTATAAGTGGCTTAATATTTTTCAGAGATAACTTAATAGGGTTTTTTAAGCTAAACGACAGCAATGTTGAAAACATGGCGAAAACCTACCTGGTAATAACAGCCTTTGGACTTGTCTTTAAGTTTTTAAATTTTCTTTTTACAAGAATTTTAAATAGTTTTGGAGAAAGTAAACTTCCATTTAAAATCAATGCGGTGGGTGTAGTGCTAAACATCATATTAGATCCCCTACTGATATTTGGATTGGATATGGGAGTGGCAGGTGCTGCACTGGCAACTATCATATCACAGGCAGTCAATATGGTTTTATTCATAAAAGCCTCTAGGGAATATTTTTCTATAAAAAATATCTTTCAGTATAATTTTAAAAAGATAAGAGAAATACTGAGTTTGGGTCTGCCTATAGCAGTACAGAGAATCTTATTTACAGGTTTTGGTATACTCATAGCAAAAATAATCGCTAACTGGGGACCTGATGCGATTGCAGCTCAGAAGATAGGTCTGCAGATAGAATCTATAGCCTATATGACTGCAGGGGGGCTCTACGGTGCAGTAGCAAGTTTTATAGGTCAAAATTATGGTGCAAAGAAATACAAAAGAATATCAAAAGGTTTTAAAACAGCGTTTTTACTTTCTGCTATAATAGGTGGAGCTGCAACATTTATCTTTTTAGTCTTTCCAGAAGAACTAATCAAAGTTTTTGTAAAAGACAGGAAAACTATAGAAATCGGTGTAAGTTATCTGAGAATAGTTGGTATATCACAGTTTTTTATGTGCATCGAAATCATAAGCAATGCAGCCTTTAGCGGTATAGGAAGACCGAAAATTGCATCTACAGTGAGTATAATATTTACAGGTATGAGAATACCCATAGCATATTATTTATCACATGAATCTAGAATGGGGATAAACGGTGTATGGGTGAGTATTGCCTTAACCAGTATATTTAAAGGGATTATTCTTTCAGGATTATTTTTAAATAACTTAAGAAAAATTTACAGAAAGATCAAGGGAGAGGGTTTATGGATTTAA